Proteins from a genomic interval of Methanoplanus endosymbiosus:
- a CDS encoding PKD domain-containing protein: MAVTEDQYGIPGNVTAENISVKSSDAGAVTTGTAEMNCTVNSTFKPTGAGCVSITAGVNVTSPEVINREIKDNPAAPVEADFENLIVPCLASGRNNQTFNDLGFTLVGDLNSGDYVEINLSNLVTAGADFSVVDAARTNDTVVTNYAASAANLTVGIASNRVRVTVADGGFVNTSTSVTLGLRDKDGRADIVDVKAGSSGHYGINFTRSDSGSVDTAKGIIGGNILNGSATSLHNDDSGQAQNFRFTFDGDFAVNEKFEIIVKNSNIEYATDMEDDYEVANADAFVSDVISYAGANTTITLTSGDDIASGTEVTVRARYVNSSGTENEPVDVAVNRLDTNNGDEFRFNVGNFIVVSPSTATVGRDTVTVSFLEIENSNSLTFTLNAKISITGPFRVNLTDFTAPFGTMDGGTFVVNGNSSLDNLSVKISEPDGTKNNYTPVQGVPEKYQITKGAYDYIELSGAGVGGECFSLTFTGKVEDLTGSAPHDVTFVINDAEYICPIVSLDMTVGSNSANKDITLVMPDIHIPVDWQNCLGGSNDDGGYSISQTSEGGYIVTGYTYSDDGDVSGHHSGEDMWVVKLFENGTPEWQRCLGGSNDDIGKRIVQTSDGGYIVTGTTKSNDGNVSGNHGGEDMWVVKLDSGGNLVWQKCLGGSNNDKGKSIVQTSEGGYIVTGYTYSNDGDVSGNHGGEDMWVVKLDSGGNLVWQKCLGGSNNDKGKSIIQTSEGSYIITGHTYSNDGDVSGYHGDQDMWVVKLDSSGTLIWQKCLGGSNDDKGESIVQTSEGGYIVTGDTYSDDGDVSSNHGYEDMWVVKLDSGGILLWQKCLGGSSYDSGKSIAQTSEGGYIVTGTTESDDGDVFGKHNFSDMWVVKLSGAGTPVWQKCLGGSSYDSGKSIVQTSDGGFIVTGYTDSDDGDVSGNHGFDDMWVVKLPAVFGEEVLAAGFTVDQTNGTLPMTVKFSDLSTGNPVSWSWSFGDGETSTLQNPEHNYTSPGNYTVSLTVTDNAGSDTETKAEYVLVYPKGDFNHNGRVDIGDAAIVSYMVINKAPVDLKADFNGNGAVDIGDASKIAYYVAGKIPYL; this comes from the coding sequence TTGGCTGTAACTGAGGACCAGTATGGAATTCCGGGAAATGTAACCGCTGAAAATATCAGTGTAAAATCATCTGATGCCGGAGCTGTTACAACCGGTACTGCTGAAATGAACTGCACTGTTAATTCTACGTTTAAACCTACAGGAGCCGGTTGCGTATCTATTACAGCTGGCGTTAATGTTACCAGCCCTGAAGTCATAAACAGAGAAATAAAAGATAATCCTGCAGCTCCAGTAGAAGCAGATTTTGAGAACCTTATAGTCCCATGCCTGGCTTCAGGCAGGAACAACCAGACATTTAATGATCTGGGTTTTACCTTAGTCGGCGACCTTAATTCCGGCGATTATGTTGAGATTAATCTCTCAAACCTTGTAACTGCCGGAGCAGACTTCAGTGTGGTGGATGCTGCCAGGACAAATGATACTGTTGTAACCAACTACGCCGCCTCCGCAGCTAACCTTACAGTTGGCATTGCTTCTAACAGGGTCAGGGTTACAGTTGCTGATGGCGGATTTGTCAATACCAGTACATCTGTCACACTTGGCTTAAGAGACAAAGATGGCAGAGCAGACATAGTTGATGTCAAAGCCGGTTCATCCGGACATTATGGTATTAACTTTACAAGGTCGGATTCCGGTTCCGTGGATACTGCAAAAGGAATCATTGGTGGCAATATCCTCAACGGAAGTGCAACTTCACTTCATAATGATGATTCCGGTCAGGCACAGAACTTCAGATTCACATTTGATGGTGACTTTGCAGTGAATGAGAAATTTGAGATTATAGTAAAAAATAGTAACATTGAATATGCAACCGATATGGAGGATGACTACGAAGTGGCCAACGCAGATGCATTTGTTTCAGATGTGATATCATACGCTGGTGCAAATACAACAATTACTCTTACGTCCGGAGACGATATAGCATCAGGTACTGAAGTTACAGTTAGAGCCCGCTATGTTAACTCTTCAGGAACAGAGAATGAACCTGTTGATGTTGCTGTCAACCGTCTTGACACCAATAACGGTGATGAATTCAGATTTAATGTTGGTAATTTTATTGTGGTCAGCCCTTCCACTGCAACGGTCGGCAGGGATACAGTTACAGTATCTTTCCTTGAAATTGAGAATAGTAATTCCCTGACATTTACTCTGAATGCAAAAATCAGTATTACAGGTCCTTTCAGGGTAAATCTTACAGATTTTACTGCACCGTTCGGGACTATGGATGGCGGTACATTTGTGGTTAATGGAAATAGTTCTCTTGATAATCTGTCTGTCAAAATATCCGAACCGGATGGGACCAAAAATAATTATACGCCGGTTCAGGGTGTACCGGAGAAATATCAGATAACCAAAGGCGCTTATGATTATATTGAACTAAGCGGTGCCGGAGTTGGAGGTGAGTGTTTTTCGCTGACCTTTACGGGCAAGGTTGAGGATTTAACAGGTTCTGCACCACACGATGTCACGTTTGTAATTAATGATGCCGAATATATATGTCCCATTGTATCTTTGGATATGACTGTAGGTTCAAACTCTGCGAATAAGGATATAACTCTTGTGATGCCTGACATTCATATTCCTGTGGACTGGCAGAATTGCCTTGGAGGCAGTAATGACGATGGGGGTTATAGTATTTCACAGACCTCTGAAGGTGGCTATATCGTCACCGGATATACATATTCAGACGATGGTGATGTATCCGGCCACCATAGTGGTGAAGATATGTGGGTCGTGAAACTGTTCGAAAACGGCACTCCTGAGTGGCAGAGGTGCCTTGGAGGCAGTAATGACGATATAGGCAAGAGAATTGTCCAGACCTCTGATGGTGGCTATATCGTCACCGGAACTACTAAGTCAAACGATGGTAATGTCTCCGGCAACCATGGTGGTGAAGATATGTGGGTCGTGAAACTGGATAGTGGAGGTAACCTTGTCTGGCAGAAGTGCCTTGGAGGCAGTAATAACGATAAAGGCAAGAGTATTGTCCAGACCTCTGAGGGTGGCTATATCGTCACCGGATATACATATTCAAACGATGGTGATGTATCCGGCAACCATGGTGGTGAAGATATGTGGGTTGTGAAACTGGATAGTGGTGGTAACCTTGTCTGGCAGAAGTGCCTTGGAGGTAGTAATAACGATAAAGGCAAGAGTATTATCCAGACCTCTGAGGGTAGCTATATCATCACAGGACATACATATTCAAACGATGGTGATGTATCCGGCTACCATGGTGATCAGGATATGTGGGTTGTGAAACTGGATAGTAGCGGTACCCTTATCTGGCAGAAGTGCCTTGGTGGCAGTAATGACGATAAAGGCGAGAGTATTGTCCAGACCTCTGAGGGTGGCTATATCGTCACCGGAGATACATATTCAGACGATGGTGATGTCTCCAGCAATCATGGTTATGAAGATATGTGGGTTGTGAAACTGGATAGTGGTGGTATCCTTCTCTGGCAGAAGTGCCTTGGTGGCAGTAGTTATGATTCCGGCAAGAGTATTGCCCAGACCTCTGAGGGTGGTTATATTGTCACCGGAACTACTGAATCAGACGACGGTGATGTCTTCGGCAAGCATAATTTTAGTGATATGTGGGTCGTCAAACTTTCCGGGGCTGGTACCCCTGTCTGGCAGAAGTGCCTTGGTGGCAGTAGTTATGATTCCGGCAAGAGTATTGTCCAGACCTCTGATGGTGGCTTTATCGTCACCGGATATACAGATTCAGATGACGGTGATGTTTCCGGCAACCATGGTTTTGATGATATGTGGGTTGTGAAACTTCCTGCTGTGTTCGGAGAAGAAGTACTTGCTGCCGGTTTTACTGTGGATCAGACTAACGGGACACTGCCTATGACTGTTAAGTTCAGTGACCTGTCCACCGGAAATCCTGTGTCATGGTCCTGGTCATTTGGTGACGGTGAAACGTCCACACTTCAGAATCCTGAGCATAACTATACATCCCCCGGAAACTACACAGTCAGTCTGACGGTTACAGACAATGCCGGCAGTGACACTGAGACAAAAGCTGAGTATGTCCTTGTGTATCCAAAAGGTGATTTCAATCACAACGGCAGAGTTGACATTGGTGATGCTGCTATAGTTTCTTATATGGTAATTAATAAAGCCCCGGTAGACCTGAAAGCTGACTTTAATGGCAACGGAGCCGTTGACATCGGTGATGCGTCAAAGATTGCGTATTATGTTGCCGGAAAAATCCCTTATCTGTGA